In Phoenix dactylifera cultivar Barhee BC4 chromosome 11, palm_55x_up_171113_PBpolish2nd_filt_p, whole genome shotgun sequence, the following are encoded in one genomic region:
- the LOC103709362 gene encoding uncharacterized protein LOC103709362, which yields MGTRPTRCPPPPSRTTTSGCAHTAAECAAASCVLCLCCPLSVLWCCVKLPLKLAFQAARRLSHSSACCRGGGGGGGPGHRLASSSSSFSDIDFDADQPLPERRSGCPRVNLSSRRRRNSSSKS from the coding sequence ATGGGAACCCGGCCGACTCGctgccctcctcctccctctcggACGACGACAAGCGGCTGCGCCCACACGGCCGCCGAGTGCGCCGCCGCCTCCTGCGTGCTGTGCCTCTGCTGCCCGCTATCGGTCCTCTGGTGCTGCGTCAAGCTCCCCCTCAAGCTCGCCTTCCAAGCCGCCCGCCGCCTCTCCCACTCCTCCGCCTGCtgccgcggcggcggcggaggaggaggacccgGCCACCGcctcgcctcctcctcctcctccttctccgacATCGATTTCGACGCCGATCAGCCGCTGCCTGAACGACGATCCGGATGCCCGAGGGTTAATCTCTCCTCGCGGCGGAGGAGGAACTCCTCGTCGAAATCCTAA